One stretch of Diabrotica undecimpunctata isolate CICGRU chromosome 5, icDiaUnde3, whole genome shotgun sequence DNA includes these proteins:
- the LOC140441411 gene encoding uncharacterized protein: protein MPRFTEKEQVLILKLLKYFELEKEAGQTLLPISAVRERVAEALGISLPTIRRLVNEGVQKDSDYSITMSQSVATSRKPTLLINKYENVIRMCVYRMFSKGEHVTLYTLKQKLEEVDEINISIAALSRALKELKFRWVNCSVANRKYLMEQPHVTLKRLQFLKAYKDNESSLYPLKPVFLDETWIFSKGGFRKSWQDGSVNAVRKKNGEGVRYIILNAGSENGFIDNCELIFKSGSKSGDYHDSMNSENFEKWFEHQLLPNLEEP from the exons atgccaaGATTTACGGAAAAGGAACAAGTTCTGATACTtaaattacttaaatattttgaattagaAAAAGAAGCTGGACAAACTTTATTACCAATTTCTgctgttcgtgaa CGTGTTGCTGAGGCGTTAGGAATTTCTTTGCCAACAATAAGACGATTGGTAAATGAAGGTGTCCAAAAAGATTCTGATTATTCAATCACAATGAGCCAATCAGTAGCCACGAGTCGTAAACCgacattattaataaataaatacgaaAATGTCATCAGGATGTGTGTATATAGAATGTTTAGTAAAG GTGAGCATGTGACTCTCTATACCCTGAAGCAAAAACTAGAGGAAGTGGATGAGATTAATATTTCTATTGCTGCACTTAGCAGagctttaaaagaattaaaattcagATGGGTAAATTGTAGTGTTGCTAACAGAAAATATTTAATGGAACAACCACATGTGACTTTAAAAAGACTTCAGTTTTTGAAAGCCTATAAGGACAATGAAAGCAGTTTATACCCTTTAAAACCAGTTTTCTTGGATGAGACCTGGATATTCAGTAAAGGAGGATTCCGCAAGAGCTGGCAAGATGGCAGTGTTAATGCAGTCAGAAAGAAGAATGGAGAAGGTGTACGATACATTATTCTTAATGCAGGTTCTGAAAATGGGTTCATTGATAACTGTGAATTGATTTTCAAAAGTGGAAGTAAATCTGGTGACTACCATGATTCAATGAATTCTGagaattttgaaaaatggtttgagcATCAGCTTTTACCAAATTTAGAAGAACCATAA